Proteins encoded within one genomic window of Cucumis sativus cultivar 9930 chromosome 3, Cucumber_9930_V3, whole genome shotgun sequence:
- the LOC101214241 gene encoding phosphoglucan phosphatase LSF1, chloroplastic isoform X2, which produces MMLKEKTGSFSLVLERPFSPFPVQQLLLSNDLDILFNRGRVPIATWKKEILASNLQTSDESSGNSGFAAFSSNFLTSEGWKLLRDQNEDVKSHIQRNILTPQIGQLVGIFTEDEPGDGEWAHGSFPLDEYVKALERSKGELYYDHSRGMSYSKITEQIYVGSCIQTEADVEALSNNVGVTAVLNFQSATEAENWGINAKLINESCLKFDILMISYPIREGDSYDLRKKLPFCVGLLLRLLKKNHRVFITCTSGFDRSPASVIAYLHWMTDTSLHAAYNFITSLHSCKPDRPAIAWATWDLIAMVENGRHDGPPTHAVTFVWNGQEGEDVNLVGDFTGNWKEPVKASHKGGPRYEVEMKLPQGKYYYKYITNGQWRHSTSSPAERDDRGNVNNVIIIGDTASVRPSVQPQKKDANIVKVIERPLTENERFMLAKAARCVAFSVCPIRLTPK; this is translated from the exons ATGATGCTGAAGGAGAAAACAGGATCTTTTAGCCTGGTTCTTGAAAGacctttttctccttttcctgTTCAACAACTTCTACTTTCAAACgatttagatattttatttaatagagGTCGAGTGCCTATTGCTActtggaagaaagaaattttggcATCAAATCTACAAACATCTGATGAAAGCAGTGGGAACTCTGGCTTTGCGGCTTTCTCctctaattttttaacatCAGAAGGTTGGAAACTTCTTAGAGATCAAAATGAAGATGTAAAATCACACATACAGAGAAACATTCTCACACCTCAAATCGGCCAACTTGTTGGTATATTTACTGAAGATGAGCCTGGAGATGGAGAATGGGCTCATGGGAGCTTCCCCCTAGATGAATATGTCAAGGCATTAGAACGGTCTAAAGGGGAGCTATATTATGATCACTCTCGTGGTATGAGCTATAGTAAG ATCACGGAGCAAATCTATGTGGGGTCATGTATACAGACGGAAGCAGATGTTGAGGCTTTGTCAAATAACGTG GGAGTCACCGCTGTACTGAATTTTCAAAGTGCAACTGAGGCAGAAAACTGGGGGATTAATGCCAAGTTAATCAATGAGTCGTGcctaaaatttgatattctaATGATCAGCTATCCTATCAG aGAAGGAGATTCTTATGATTTGAGGAAAAAACTACCATTCTGTGTGGGTCTACTTCTACGACTGTTAAAAAAGAACCATCGAGTTTTTATAACTTGTACCTCTGGTTTTGATCGATCTCCAGCCAGTGTGATTGCATATCTACACTGGATGACCGATACTTCTCTTCATGCAGCTTATAATTTTATCACAAGTTTGCATTCCTGCAAACCTGACAG GCCTGCTATCGCTTGGGCTACCTGGGATCTCATTGCAATGGTGGAAAATGGAAGGCATGATGGACCTCCCACTCATGCCGTCACCTTCGTATGGAATGGACAAGAG GGGGAGGATGTAAATTTGGTTGGAGATTTTACTGGTAACTGGAAAGAACCCGTCAAAGCTAGTCACAAGGGTGGACCTAGATATGAAGTAGAAATGAAACTTCCTCAGGGGAA GTATTACTATAAGTACATCACAAATGGTCAGTGGAGGCACTCAACATCTTCACCTGCTGAAAGAGACGACAGGGGGAATGTCAACAATGTAATAATCATCGGTGACACTGCCAGTGTTAGGCCTTCAGTTCAGCCGCAAAAGAAA gATGCAAATATCGTGAAGGTAATTGAAAGACCATTGACAGAAAATGAGCGGTTTATGTTGGCGAAAGCAGCTCGGTGTGTTGCATTTTCAGTATGTCCAATTAGACTAACTCCCAAGTAG
- the LOC101213998 gene encoding carbonic anhydrase 2 isoform X1, with protein sequence MSTASINTCLFSLNKSSSSSSSSSPSPNIIRSSSISARLSNNNTPPSFPNLIQNRPVFAAPSPLITPTWTEDMANGSYEEAIEALEKLLREKGDLKATATSKVAQITAELKTADGEKPAFDPVERIKTGFIHFKKEKYDKNPELYGELAKGQSPKFMVFACSDSRVCPSHVLDFQPGEAFVVRNVANLVPPYDQDKYSGTGSAIEYAVLHLKVQYIVVIGHSACGGIKGLMTFPYDGKYSTDFIEEWVKVGLPAKAKVNSAHGGADLGELCTHCEKEAVAVSLGNLLTYPFVRDGLVNGTLGLKGGHYDFINGTFELWGLEFNVTKPLSVKDVATILHWKL encoded by the exons ATGTCGACGGCTTCCATTAACACCTgccttttctctctcaacaaatcttcttcttcttcttcttcttcttctccttctcctaaTATCATTCgttcttcttctatttctgCAAGGCTTTCCAATAACAACACTCCTCCTTCTTTCCCCAATCTCATCCAAAACAGACCTGTTTTTGCTGCCCCTTCCCCTCTTATCACCCCCACTTGg ACAGAAGATATGGCGAATGGTTCATATGAGGAAGCCATTGAAGCTTTGGAGAAGCTCCTCAG AGAAAAGGGAGATTTGAAGGCAACAGCAACATCAAAAGTGGCACAAATAACAGCAGAACTAAAAACTGCAGATGGAGAAAAGCCAGCCTTTGATCCTGTTGAGAGAATCAAAACTGGTTTCATTCACTTCAAGAAGGAGAAATATGA CAAGAACCCAGAGTTGTATGGTGAACTTGCAAAAGGCCAAAGCCCCAAG TTTATGGTGTTTGCTTGCTCTGATTCAAGAGTGTGCCCATCACATGTTCTTGATTTCCAACCTGGGGAGGCTTTTGTGGTCAGAAATGTTGCCAATTTGGTTCCTCCTTATGATCag GACAAATATTCAGGAACTGGATCTGCCATTGAATATGCTGTTCTTCATCTCAAG GTGCAATACATTGTTGTGATTGGTCACAGTGCCTGTGGTGGTATTAAGGGGCTTATGACTTTCCCATATGATGGAAAGTACTCAAC TGATTTCATTGAAGAATGGGTGAAAGTTGGTTTGCCTGCTAAGGCCAAGGTCAATTCAGCCCATGGTGGTGCAGACCTTGGGGAACTTTGTACACACTGTGAAaag GAAGCAGTTGCTGTATCACTTGGGAATCTGCTAACCTATCCATTTGTTAGGGATGGTTTGGTGAATGGAACTCTTGGCCTCAAGGGTGGTCACTACGACTTCATTAACGGAACTTTCGAGCTCTGGGGACTCGAATTCAACGTTACTAAGCCTTTGTCT GTAAAGGATGTGGCCACCATTCTGCACTGGAAGCTCTAG
- the LOC101217827 gene encoding polygalacturonase QRT3, with the protein MNPTNYAYTFRPFLGFVYAIIITAFVTVSESSYSTSYEDHHFMRRVDNYRYNSLSSAPPSTAMSGSRVYHVVAYGADPTGESDSTEAIEKAIFDAFEYPTDGHLMKGILDLGGSQLHLDGGTYKISRPLRLPDIPAGNFMIHGGSLRASESFPSNGHLIELRPSSPAVMYEYITLKDLMLNCNFRGGGIAIINSLRTTVDNCYISHFMSEGIVIEGGHESYIRNSFIGQHINVGGDRGEKDFSGIGVKIMGNDNLLRDIVIYSAEIGVMVLGQANVMMGVHCYNKARALGGIGIYVKEPGFTQTRIVNCYLDYTGVVVEDPVQVHITGCFFLGNALVVLKSIGGVISGLNIVDNMFSGDYTGVRIVELDESMTPFTRIDQVVVDRNNVRGMVVKSTVGRGSTRANGTTWTVDFSSLLLFPNLIKNVVYSLEMEQSQGQVFPNHVLTNLTHNRVTVRSNLAIAATLHVQVHQTTYAL; encoded by the exons ATGAATCCCACAAACTATGCTTACACTTTTAGGCCCTTCCTAGGCTTTGTTTATGCAATTATCATCACTGCATTTGTCACTGTGAGTGAGAGTTCATATTCCACTTCTTATGAAGATCATCACTTCATGAGACGCGTCGACAACTATCGATACAATAGCCTCTCTTCTGCACCTCCTTCTACG GCAATGTCCGGATCTCGTGTTTATCACGTGGTTGCCTATGGAGCTGATCCCACTGGAGAATCTGACAGCACTGAGGCTATAGAGAAAGCTATTTTTGATGCATTTGAGTATCCCACAGATGGTCATTTGATGAAAGGCATTTTAGACCTTGGAGGTTCTCAACTTCACCTAGATGGAGGGACTTACAAGATAAGCCGTCCCTTGCGCTTACCGGACATACCTGCTGGCAACTTCATG ATACATGGAGGATCATTACGCGCGTCCGAATCTTTTCCAAGCAATGGGCATCTTATAGAATTAAGGCCTTCATCACCTGCTGTGATGTATGAATATATCACACTCAAGGATCTAATGTTAAACTGCAATTTCAGAGGAGGTGGGATAGCCATTATCAACTCATTGAGAACTACAGTAGATAACTGTTACATATCACATTTCATGAGCGAGGGAATAGTAATTGAAGGCGGGCATGAAAGCTACATACGAAACTCCTTCATCGGGCAACACATAAACGTCGGCGGAGACCGAGGCGAAAAGGATTTCTCAGGGATTGGAGTGAAAATAATGGGAAATGACAATTTGTTGAGAGACATAGTGATATATTCAGCAGAGATTGGAGTGATGGTGTTGGGACAAGCAAATGTGATGATGGGAGTACATTGTTACAACAAGGCGAGGGCATTGGGTGGGATAGGAATTTATGTGAAGGAACCTGGTTTTACACAAACAAGGATAGTGAATTGCTACTTGGATTACACAGGAGTGGTGGTGGAGGATCCAGTTCAAGTGCATATAACAGGATGTTTCTTCTTAGGGAATGCATTGGTTGTATTGAAATCGATAGGGGGAGTAATAAGCGGATTGAATATCGTCGATAACATGTTCTCCGGAGATTATACAGGGGTGAGAATAGTTGAGTTAGATGAATCCATGACTCCCTTCACTAGAATTGATCAAGTGGTGGTAGATAGAAATAATGTCCGTGGGATGGTGGTTAAATCGACAGTGGGAAGAGGATCGACGAGGGCGAATGGAACGACTTGGACAGTTGATTTCTCAAGCCTATTGTTGTTTCCTAACCTCATAAAAAATGTAGTGTATTCATTGGAGATGGAGCAGAGTCAGGGTCAAGTATTTCCAAACCATGTTTTAACTAATCTAACTCACAACAGAGTAACTGTGAGGTCCAATTTGGCAATAGCAGCTACATTACATGTTCAAGTACACCAAACAACCTATGCCTTATGA
- the LOC101213516 gene encoding formate dehydrogenase, mitochondrial, producing MAMKQAATTAIRALSSSLTSHSSPLLRHLHASAESKKIVGVFYKANEYAAMNPNFVGCVEGALGIREWLESQGHEYIVTDDKEGLDSELEKHIPDLHVLITTPFHPAYVTAERIKKAKNLKLLLTAGIGSDHVDLNAAAAAGLTVAEVTGSNVVSVAEDELMRILILVRNFLPGYHQVVNGEWNVAGIAHRAYDLEGKTVGTVGAGRIGKLLLQRLKPFNCNLLYHDRLKIDPELEKQIGAQFEEDLDAMLPKCDVLVINTPLTDKTRGLFNKERIAKCKKGVLIVNNARGAIMDTQAVVDACNSGHVGGYSGDVWNPQPAPKDHPWRYMPNQAMTPHISGTTIDAQLRYAAGVKDMLERYFKGEEFPAQNYIVKEGQLAPQYR from the exons ATGGCGATGAAGCAGGCTGCTACAACAGCGATTCGAGCTCTTTCCTCTTCTCTAACCTCTCACTCATCACCTCTCCTCAGGCATCTTCAT GCTTCTGCAGAGAGCAAGAAGATCGTCGGTGTGTTTTACAAGGCTAATGAGTATGCTGCTATGAACCCTAATTTTGTGGGATGTGTGGAGGGAGCCTTGGGCATACGCGAATGGTTGGAGTCTCAAGGACATGAGTATATAGTCACTGATGACAAGGAAGGACTTGATTCTG aACTTGAAAAGCACATTCCAGATCTCCATGTTCTCATAACAACCCCCTTCCATCCTGCCTACGTAACTGCtgaaaggataaaaaaggCCAAGAACTTGAAGTTGCTTCTCACGGCAGGAATTGGATCCGATCATGTTGACCTCaatgctgctgctgctgctggaCTAACGGTTGCAGAGGTTACCGGAAGCAATGTGGTTTCAGTTGCGGAGGATGAGCTAATGAGAATTCTCATTCTTGTCAGGAATTTCCTACCAGGATACCACCAGGTTGTTAATGGTGAATGGAATGTTGCTGGAATAGCTCACAGAGCTTATGATCTCGAGGGCAAGACTGTTGGAACCGTAGGGGCTGGACGAATTGGCAAACTCTTACTTCAAAGGCTGAAACCTTTCAATTGCAATCTCCTCTACCACGATCGACTCAAGATCGATCCTGAACTTGAGAAGCAGATTGGAGCACAGTTTGAGGAGGATCTGGATGCAATGCTACCAAAATGTGATGTACTTGTCATCAACACTCCTCTAACTGACAAGACAAG GGGACTatttaacaaagaaagaattgCCAAGTGCAAGAAAGGAGTACTGATTGTTAACAATGCTCGAGGAGCAATTATGGATACTCAAGCTGTTGTTGACGCTTGTAACAGTGGACACGTTGGAG GTTACAGTGGTGATGTGTGGAACCCACAACCAGCTCCCAAGGACCATCCATGGCGTTACATGCCTAACCAAGCTATGACTCCTCATATTTCGGGCACTACCATCGATGCACAG TTGCGATATGCTGCCGGAGTTAAGGACATGCTTGAAAGGTACTTCAAAGGAGAAGAATTCCCTGCTCAAAACTACATCGTCAAGGAAGGACAACTTGCACCTCAATACCGGTAA
- the LOC101214241 gene encoding phosphoglucan phosphatase LSF1, chloroplastic isoform X1 yields the protein MAVLQLPCVRIIDYSSSPLLRGSKSSSFWGRDLCFGNGGVRDGPRPRASFNGRLVKVFAMSDTSSSSFKMNLNEYMVTLEKPLGIRFAISVDGRIFVHSLKKGGNAEKSRIIMVGDTLKKASDSSGVNLIEIKDFGDTQMMLKEKTGSFSLVLERPFSPFPVQQLLLSNDLDILFNRGRVPIATWKKEILASNLQTSDESSGNSGFAAFSSNFLTSEGWKLLRDQNEDVKSHIQRNILTPQIGQLVGIFTEDEPGDGEWAHGSFPLDEYVKALERSKGELYYDHSRGMSYSKITEQIYVGSCIQTEADVEALSNNVGVTAVLNFQSATEAENWGINAKLINESCLKFDILMISYPIREGDSYDLRKKLPFCVGLLLRLLKKNHRVFITCTSGFDRSPASVIAYLHWMTDTSLHAAYNFITSLHSCKPDRPAIAWATWDLIAMVENGRHDGPPTHAVTFVWNGQEGEDVNLVGDFTGNWKEPVKASHKGGPRYEVEMKLPQGKYYYKYITNGQWRHSTSSPAERDDRGNVNNVIIIGDTASVRPSVQPQKKDANIVKVIERPLTENERFMLAKAARCVAFSVCPIRLTPK from the exons ATGGCGGTTCTGCAGCTTCCTTGTGTGAGGattattgattattcatcTTCGCCATTGTTGAGAGGAAGTAAATCGTCGTCGTTTTGGGGAAGAGATTTATGCTTTGGAAATGGAGGTGTTAGGGATGGTCCGAGACCGAGAGCTTCATTCAATGGTCGACTTGTTAAGGTTTTCGCCATGTCGGAtacttcttcttcctcttttaaGATGAATCTCAATGAATACATGGTTACTCTTGAGAAACCGCTCGGCATTCGGTTTGCGATTTCCGTTGATGGAAGAATCTTCGTTCACTCGCTTAAGAAAGGg GGTAATGCTGAGAAGTCAAGAATAATCATGGTGGGGGACACTTTAAAGAAGGCAAGCGATTCATCAGGCGTCAATCTCATTGAGATTAAAGACTTTGGTGATACACA GATGATGCTGAAGGAGAAAACAGGATCTTTTAGCCTGGTTCTTGAAAGacctttttctccttttcctgTTCAACAACTTCTACTTTCAAACgatttagatattttatttaatagagGTCGAGTGCCTATTGCTActtggaagaaagaaattttggcATCAAATCTACAAACATCTGATGAAAGCAGTGGGAACTCTGGCTTTGCGGCTTTCTCctctaattttttaacatCAGAAGGTTGGAAACTTCTTAGAGATCAAAATGAAGATGTAAAATCACACATACAGAGAAACATTCTCACACCTCAAATCGGCCAACTTGTTGGTATATTTACTGAAGATGAGCCTGGAGATGGAGAATGGGCTCATGGGAGCTTCCCCCTAGATGAATATGTCAAGGCATTAGAACGGTCTAAAGGGGAGCTATATTATGATCACTCTCGTGGTATGAGCTATAGTAAG ATCACGGAGCAAATCTATGTGGGGTCATGTATACAGACGGAAGCAGATGTTGAGGCTTTGTCAAATAACGTG GGAGTCACCGCTGTACTGAATTTTCAAAGTGCAACTGAGGCAGAAAACTGGGGGATTAATGCCAAGTTAATCAATGAGTCGTGcctaaaatttgatattctaATGATCAGCTATCCTATCAG aGAAGGAGATTCTTATGATTTGAGGAAAAAACTACCATTCTGTGTGGGTCTACTTCTACGACTGTTAAAAAAGAACCATCGAGTTTTTATAACTTGTACCTCTGGTTTTGATCGATCTCCAGCCAGTGTGATTGCATATCTACACTGGATGACCGATACTTCTCTTCATGCAGCTTATAATTTTATCACAAGTTTGCATTCCTGCAAACCTGACAG GCCTGCTATCGCTTGGGCTACCTGGGATCTCATTGCAATGGTGGAAAATGGAAGGCATGATGGACCTCCCACTCATGCCGTCACCTTCGTATGGAATGGACAAGAG GGGGAGGATGTAAATTTGGTTGGAGATTTTACTGGTAACTGGAAAGAACCCGTCAAAGCTAGTCACAAGGGTGGACCTAGATATGAAGTAGAAATGAAACTTCCTCAGGGGAA GTATTACTATAAGTACATCACAAATGGTCAGTGGAGGCACTCAACATCTTCACCTGCTGAAAGAGACGACAGGGGGAATGTCAACAATGTAATAATCATCGGTGACACTGCCAGTGTTAGGCCTTCAGTTCAGCCGCAAAAGAAA gATGCAAATATCGTGAAGGTAATTGAAAGACCATTGACAGAAAATGAGCGGTTTATGTTGGCGAAAGCAGCTCGGTGTGTTGCATTTTCAGTATGTCCAATTAGACTAACTCCCAAGTAG
- the LOC101213752 gene encoding protein farnesyltransferase subunit beta has product MEAPVLEKLTETQQNQRMVEYEVARIYDFFLRAPRSAQEFMLELQRENHIEYLTNGLNHLGPSFRVLDANRPWICYWILHSIALLGDSVDAELEARAIDFLNRCQDSSGGYGGGPGQLPHLATTYAAVNSLVTLGSHEALSSINRHKLYTFLLQMKHPSGGFRMHDQGEIDVRACYTAISVASILNILDDELVQNVGNYIQSCQTFEGGIAGEPGSEAHGGYTFCGLATLILINEVHRLDLRSLLDWVVFRQAGLECGFQGRTNKLVDGCYSFWQGGVCSLLKRLSLDIDEQSVQPDAREGSSFDNLSTGADTSRKVNYNDVGYEFIEKHPSSQPLFNSLALQQYILLCAQVPEGGLRDKPGKPKDYYHTCYCLSGLSLCQYSSSNEDSPPLPQAVAGPYSNLLEPVHPLYNVVFERAIEALDFFRGK; this is encoded by the exons ATGGAAGCGCCGGTGCTGGAGAAGCTTACGGAGACGCAGCAAAATCAAAGGATGGTGGAATATGAGGTTGCTCGGATATACGATTTTTTCTTACGGGCTCCTCGCAGCGCTCAAGAATTCAT GTTGGAGCTTCAGCGTGAAAATCATATCGAATATCTTACTAATGGTCTCAATCATCTAGGACCCTCATTTCGCGTATTGGATGCCAA TCGTCCGTGGATTTGCTATTGGATCCTGCATTCTATTGCTCTACTGGGAGACTCTGTAGATGCTGAACTGGAGGCTAGGGCCATTGACTTTCTTAATCGTTGTCAA GACTCAAGTGGTGGATATGGAGGTGGACCTGGACAG TTACCTCACCTAGCAACAACTTATGCTGCAGTGAACTCACTTGTCACATTGGGGAGTCATGAAGCTTTGTCGTCAATTAATAG ACATAAACTATACACGTTTTTGCTGCAGATGAAGCATCCTAGTGGAGGCTTCAG AATGCATGACCAAGGAGAAATAGATGTCCGTGCTTGCTACACTGCAATTTCT GTTGCCAGTATATTGAACATCTTGGATGATGAACTAGTTCAAAATGTGGGAAACTACATTCAAAG TTGTCAAACTTTTGAAGGTGGTATTGCGGGAGAACCTGGATCTGAGGCTCATGGTGG GTATACCTTTTGTGGTTTGGCTACTTTGATTCTGATCAATGAGGTTCACCGGTTGGACTTGCGGAGTTTACTT GACTGGGTGGTGTTTCGTCAAGCTGGTTTAGAGTGTGGATTTCAGGGAAGAACAAATAAGTTGGTTGATGGCTGCTATTCGTTTTGGCAG GGAGGCGTTTGCTCACtattaaaaagattaagtTTGGATATTGATGAACAATCAGTTCAACCTGATGCTCGAGAAGGTTCTTCTTTTGATAATCTATCAACTG GTGCGGATACTTCTCGAAAGGTCAACTATAATGATGTTGGTTATGAATTTATCGAGAAGCATCCAAGTAGTCAACCTCTTTTCAACAGCTTAGCCTTACAGCAATATATACTTCTGTGTGCCCAG GTACCTGAGGGCGGACTAAGAGACAAACCTGGGAAGCCAAAAGACTACTACCACACGTGTTATTGCCTAAGTGGCCTCTCATTGTGTCAGTACAGCTCGTCTAATGAAGATTCCCCACCACTTCCCCAGGCAGTAGCAGGACCCTATTCCAACCTCCTGGAGCCTGTCCATCCGCTATACAATGTTGTCTTCGAACGTGCAATTGAAGCACTTGATTTCTTTAGGGGGAAATAG
- the LOC101213998 gene encoding carbonic anhydrase 2 isoform X2: protein MSTASINTCLFSLNKSSSSSSSSSPSPNIIRSSSISARLSNNNTPPSFPNLIQNRPVFAAPSPLITPTWTEDMANGSYEEAIEALEKLLREKGDLKATATSKVAQITAELKTADGEKPAFDPVERIKTGFIHFKKEKYDKNPELYGELAKGQSPKFMVFACSDSRVCPSHVLDFQPGEAFVVRNVANLVPPYDQDKYSGTGSAIEYAVLHLKVQYIVVIGHSACGGIKGLMTFPYDGKYSTDFIEEWVKVGLPAKAKVNSAHGGADLGELCTHCEKEAVAVSLGNLLTYPFVRDGLVNGTLGLKGGHYDFINGTFELWGLEFNVTKPLSV from the exons ATGTCGACGGCTTCCATTAACACCTgccttttctctctcaacaaatcttcttcttcttcttcttcttcttctccttctcctaaTATCATTCgttcttcttctatttctgCAAGGCTTTCCAATAACAACACTCCTCCTTCTTTCCCCAATCTCATCCAAAACAGACCTGTTTTTGCTGCCCCTTCCCCTCTTATCACCCCCACTTGg ACAGAAGATATGGCGAATGGTTCATATGAGGAAGCCATTGAAGCTTTGGAGAAGCTCCTCAG AGAAAAGGGAGATTTGAAGGCAACAGCAACATCAAAAGTGGCACAAATAACAGCAGAACTAAAAACTGCAGATGGAGAAAAGCCAGCCTTTGATCCTGTTGAGAGAATCAAAACTGGTTTCATTCACTTCAAGAAGGAGAAATATGA CAAGAACCCAGAGTTGTATGGTGAACTTGCAAAAGGCCAAAGCCCCAAG TTTATGGTGTTTGCTTGCTCTGATTCAAGAGTGTGCCCATCACATGTTCTTGATTTCCAACCTGGGGAGGCTTTTGTGGTCAGAAATGTTGCCAATTTGGTTCCTCCTTATGATCag GACAAATATTCAGGAACTGGATCTGCCATTGAATATGCTGTTCTTCATCTCAAG GTGCAATACATTGTTGTGATTGGTCACAGTGCCTGTGGTGGTATTAAGGGGCTTATGACTTTCCCATATGATGGAAAGTACTCAAC TGATTTCATTGAAGAATGGGTGAAAGTTGGTTTGCCTGCTAAGGCCAAGGTCAATTCAGCCCATGGTGGTGCAGACCTTGGGGAACTTTGTACACACTGTGAAaag GAAGCAGTTGCTGTATCACTTGGGAATCTGCTAACCTATCCATTTGTTAGGGATGGTTTGGTGAATGGAACTCTTGGCCTCAAGGGTGGTCACTACGACTTCATTAACGGAACTTTCGAGCTCTGGGGACTCGAATTCAACGTTACTAAGCCTTTGTCTGTATGA
- the LOC105435007 gene encoding uncharacterized protein LOC105435007, whose product MSLQVHIQQEDFGMCPSFNCYSTGTTSDAAIRAAAFSFFDFNPSHSPNKPNHQEQHDHDFEFVSLPPPPGLTPPAFPIFNSDLLFDEPPVETPEIHGRDSPIVNPIRIPLEKLLIRDRDINPRSSSSSSSSLSSSSSLSSVDELEEVPSETFCVWRPKSIGTTPNPACKKSRSTGSSSTKRWGFRDLLRRSQSDGKQSYISFTPSTSSKKAKEIKSETKSSKKSNKPGGDLLSAHESFYVRNRALKEEGKRKSYLPYKLRAGIGWLLE is encoded by the coding sequence ATGTCTCTCCAAGTTCATATCCAACAAGAAGATTTCGGAATGTGTCCCAGCTTCAACTGTTACTCCACCGGAACGACCTCAGACGCCGCCATAAGAGCCGCTGCCTTCTCTTTCTTCGATTTCAATCCAtcccactctccaaacaaaccCAACCATCAGGAACAACACGACCATGATTTCGAATTCGTCTCCCTTCCTCCACCTCCCGGTTTAACCCCTCCTGCGTTTCCTATTTTCAATTCCGATCTTCTGTTTGATGAACCTCCAGTTGAAACACCGGAAATCCACGGTCGAGATTCACCAATCGTGAACCCGATTCGAATTCCCTTGGAGAAGCTTCTAATCCGAGATCGCGATATCAATCCGCGgtcatcttcttcttcgtcttcctcttTGTCTTCTTCATCGTCGTTGTCGTCAGTGGACGAATTGGAAGAAGTTCCATCCGAAACATTCTGCGTTTGGAGACCTAAATCCATCGGAACAACGCCAAATCCGGCTTGCAAGAAGAGCCGATCCACTGGATCATCGTCAACAAAGCGTTGGGGATTCCGAGACCTTCTTCGGAGAAGTCAGAGCGACGGAAAACAATCGTACATCTCCTTCACGCCATCAACGAGTTCAAAGAAGgcaaaagaaatcaaatcagAGACAAAATCAAGTAAGAAATCGAATAAGCCCGGTGGAGATCTCCTCTCTGCACACGAATCGTTCTACGTGAGGAATCGTGCGTTGAAAGAAGAAGGTAAGAGGAAATCATATCTTCCTTACAAATTACGAGCCGGGATTGGTTGGTTGTTGGAGTAA